The proteins below are encoded in one region of Syngnathus acus chromosome 2, fSynAcu1.2, whole genome shotgun sequence:
- the si:dkey-93l1.9 gene encoding ninjurin-1, whose amino-acid sequence MDREHTLNGEAVALNKPNDKDIEAVTSPSGKVYRPINMNHYATKKSAAQSMLDVALLMANSSQLKTVLYVGPQYRFYIPLIVLLCLSITLQVIVGLLLVFIVKYDLNDVRKHAKLNKMNNVATVMVFFTVLINIFITALGFEGHALRPSKYGAMFEATPEMSPQRSELNMTTGL is encoded by the exons ATGGATAGAGAACACACACTCAACGGGGAGGCCGTCGCTCTCAATAAACCCAATGACAAAGACATAGAG GCGGTAACATCTCCCTCAGGCAAGGTGTATCGGCCCATCAACATGAACCACTATGCCACCAAGAAGAGTGCCGCTCAAAGCATGCTGGATGTGGCCTTGCTGATGGCCAACTCGTCCCAGTTGAAGACCGTTCTCTATGTGGGGCCGCAGTATCGTTTCTACATCCCCCTCATTGTCCTCCTGTGTCTGTCCATTACGCTGCAAGTCATTGTGGGGCTTCTGCTCGTTTTTATAG TGAAGTACGATCTGAACGACGTGCGTAAACATGCCAAGTTGAACAAGATGAACAATGTGGCGACTGTTATGGTGTTCTTCACGGTCCTCATCAACATCTTCATCACGGCGTTGGGCTTTGAGGGACACGCTCTCAG GCCATCAAAATACGGCGCAATGTTTGAAGCGACGCCTGAGATGTCCCCGCAACGTTCTGAGCTCAACATGACGACTGGCCTTTGA
- the haus7 gene encoding HAUS augmin-like complex subunit 7 isoform X2: MAAVSNETEQARRIYSRLLAMPCPLLECVYIEESEDMLQLLCTPSQLRTDILTWVCCSIDPNLASLKENALRTRNPDILTNGMAALGQDLMLCRGDSLDLIKGDASCHQQLQFLENLIAEVSDLSASTAHDMKILLDTVFTDENLAQMVTPSLDPCFSNVPVLCKSAKSTKPRRDNAESSAALIKSTHSMLEQLKSECEFLTTKEEPNARASACRALHVAMCDLQQLMTTFCHVEETHLRVFCTKERPRFSADPQVFQRVYELLQAFSTELEMLNEVSEASTAVKQFVSHFQTKRCCTSQGEGTIYDQLDKLTERYKASLSHLSAAKNT, translated from the exons ATGGCGGCTGTTTCGAACGAGACGGAGCAGGCTCGGCGCATTTATTCACGCCTGCTG GCTATGCCGTGTCCCTTGCTGGAATGTGTGTACATAGAAGAGTCTGAGGACATGCTACAGCTGCTCTGCACTCCTTCCCAGCTTCGTACTGACATACTGACTTGGGTCTGCTGCAG TATTGATCCAAACTTGGCCAGTTTGAAAGAGAATGCATTAAGAACCCGTAATCCTGATATTTTGACAAACG GGATGGCTGCACTTGGACAGGACCTGATGCTGTGCAGAGGAGACAGCCTGGACTTAATCAAG GGTGATGCCAGTTGCCACCAGCAGCTTCAGTTCCTGGAAAATCTTATCGCTGAGGTCTCGGACTTAAGTGCATCCACTGCGCATGATATGAAGATCTTGCTCGACACGGTTTTTACAGATGAGAATCTTGCACAAATGGTCACGCCTTCGCTGGACCCCTGTTTTTCAAATGTCCC GGTTTTATGCAAAAGCGCTAAATCAACCAAGCCAAGAAGAGACAATGCTGAGAGCAGTGCCGCCCTTATTAAATCTACTCACTCCATGCTGGAGCAGCTAAAGTCTGAG TGTGAGTTCCTGACAACAAAAGAGGAGCCAAATGCCCGTGCCTCTGCTTGCCGTGCGCTGCATGTGGCCATGTGCGACCTCCAGCAGCTGATGACCACGTTCTGCCACGTGGAAGAGACACACCTGAGAGTTTTTTGCACAAAAGAGAGACCTCGCTTTAGCGCAGACCCACAGGTCTTCCAGAGAGTCTATGAACTTCTGCAAGCTTTCTCAACG GAGTTGGAAATGCTGAACGAGGTATCGGAAGCATCAACGGCTGTGAAGCAGTTTGTGAGCCACTTCCAGACAAAGCGTTGTTGCACGAGCCAAGGAGAGGGCACCATAT ATGATCAACTGGATAAACTAACGGAGCGATACAAAGCTTCTCTCTCCCACCTAAGTGCAGCCAAGAAtacatga
- the las1l gene encoding ribosomal biogenesis protein LAS1L — translation MKKKVSEKNRHVVAWLNKAEWDQVREYLYSKDSSLQKNALNRISAWKARYANSTPVAMDCSADLVRCQVLDRSEKLDSHELVLLYGTALVRFTNLITERQQGKMSRSLRRLAGNLNIPEWIVNIRHEVTHRKLPALKMCRKACEVVLEWLQQEYWSRQLGGVPSGDLDAQSDGEDAEMDMKQQEDKLIARQKEMEAYKNARELLISYEKEQYDACGGVREEKRLDPLADMSWILGEIKHFSVEFAELLIEVLLEDGFLVPTAEQLSSLACDTSESDWFCPTKPKLPPTFLRFWLPLLKTLNSPTFIHLFLERLFAELKLNTCEQSKHRMYYTSGWISEVMLCNSNKNDYHFETKTQRKARLKDRIFVNRIQLMWQQLLSACLDAPCASTPYLLQLVLEDMEHPLPLETQQRLMQLCSIYTQTEPSDPDTEQEKRPIYTLESLHEKLQRSKRHGHSEPQKRTAEDNKWSDAEVEKAKVLRGSPWQVCFDKVLWRNFPLGKVPGQSDEPSCLMLDNYSTMTVSDQPAEMESSTAQNVSGLSASTRTADGFLWSHSDLSKLKTGLQLF, via the coding sequence atgaagaaaaaggtATCCGAGAAAAATCGCCATGTGGTAGCGTGGCTCAACAAAGCTGAATGGGATCAAGTACGAGAATATCTTTACTCCAAAGATTCCAGTCTACAGAAGAATGCCCTTAATAGGATTTCGGCATGGAAAGCAAGGTACGCCAACAGTACTCCTGTGGCAATGGACTGCAGCGCCGACTTGGTGAGGTGTCAGGTGCTGGACCGTTCCGAAAAGCTGGACTCTCATGAACTGGTTCTGCTTTATGGAACGGCCCTGGTGAGATTTACTAACCTGATCACCGAACGCCAGCAAGGAAAAATGTCCCGGTCGTTAAGGAGACTGGCCGGGAACTTGAACATCCCAGAATGGATCGTAAACATTAGGCATGAAGTCACCCATCGAAAACTCCCTGCGTTGAAAATGTGTCGGAAGGCATGCGAGGTGGTTCTGGAGTGGCTCCAGCAGGAATATTGGTCCAGACAGTTGGGAGGTGTGCCCAGTGGAGACTTGGACGCACAGTCTGATGGAGAGGATGCAGAGATGGACATGAAACAGCAAGAAGACAAGCTGATTGCAAggcaaaaagaaatggaagctTATAAGAATGCAAGGGAACTTTTGATCTCTTACGAAAAGGAGCAGTATGATGCTTGTGGGGGCGTACGTGAAGAAAAAAGGCTAGACCCTTTGGCGGATATGAGCTGGATACTCGGCgagataaaacatttttctgttgAGTTTGCCGAGTTGCTTATTGAGGTCCTCTTGGAAGATGGCTTCCTTGTTCCAACAGCTGAACAATTGTCATCATTAGCCTGTGACACCTCAGAGAGTGACTGGTTTTGTCCCACAAAGCCCAAACTCCCTCCAACTTTCCTGCGTTTTTGGCTCCCCCTTCTGAAAACGCTTAACTCGCCCACCTTCATCCATCTCTTCCTGGAGAGACTCTTTGCTGAACTGAAGCTTAACACCTGCGAGCAGAGCAAACACAGGATGTACTACACTTCTGGGTGGATCTCGGAAGTAATGCTCTGTaacagcaacaaaaatgatTATCACTTTGAAACAAAGACACAGAGGAAAGCTAGGTTGAAGGACAGAATTTTTGTCAACCGCATCCAGCTGATGTGGCAGCAGCTTCTGTCCGCCTGCTTGGATGCTCCCTGTGCTAGTACGCCTTACCTGCTCCAATTAGTCTTGGAGGACATGGAgcatcctcttcctctggaAACCCAGCAGAGGCTGATGCAACTCTGCTCCATCTACACTCAGACAGAACCTTCTGATCCAGACACAGAGCAGGAAAAGCGGCCTATTTACACACTGGAGAGTTTGCATGAGAAACTGCAACGTTCAAAGCGCCACGGCCATTCGGAACCGCAGAAGCGAACAGCAGAAGACAACAAATGGTCAGATGCTGAGGTGGAGAAAGCAAAAGTGCTCCGGGGTTCCCCGTGGCAAGTGTGCTTTGATAAAGTTTTGTGGAGAAATTTCCCTCTTGGAAAAGTCCCCGGCCAATCAGATGAGCCCTCGTGCCTGATGCTGGACAATTATTCGACTATGACCGTGTCTGACCAGCCAGCGGAGATGGAGAGCAGCACGGCGCAGAACGTCTCGGGACTTTCTGCTTCCACGAGGACAGCTGATGGTTTTCTTTGGAGCCACAGTGACCTCAGCAAGCTCAAAACTGGACTGCAACTTTTTTGA
- the emd gene encoding emerin (Emery-Dreifuss muscular dystrophy), translated as MSLRDKSDAELSKMLTDYGIKHGPIVDSTRKLYLKKLERAMEQVPEKPSSDKTYYREEEEEITYITYHSPVRHEGYGYEDMLKRRYNSEPFEDEELDGDIQNTPIQRSSKAANQNAVHSKEAVQSGCSFCGVIKLLLLLAVVAAAYYTYCYITKDENPFTLK; from the exons ATGTCTTTGCGTGACAAAAGCGATGCAGAGCTAAGCAAGATGCTGACCGACTACGGCATCAAACATGGACCCATAGTTG ACTCCACTCGCAAATTGTACCTGAAGAAGCTTGAGAGGGCCATGGAACAAGTGCCTGAGAAACCCTCCTCCGATAAGACTTACTACAGAGAGGAAG AAGAAGAGATTACGTACATCACGTACCACAGCCCG GTCAGACATGAAGGTTATGGTTATGAAGACAT GCTAAAAAGAAGATACAACAGTGAACCATTTGAAGATGAGGAATTAGACGGGGACATACAGAACAC GCCCATCCAGCGCAGCAGCaaagcagccaatcagaacgcCGTGCACTCCAAGGAGGCTGTCCAATCCGGATGCAGCTTCTGTGGGGTGATAAAATTGCTACTGCTGCTAGCGGTTGTGGCAGCTGCCTACTACACTTATTGTTACATTACCAAAGATGAAAATCCTTTCACGCTTAAATGA
- the mrpl49 gene encoding mitochondrial ribosomal protein L49, with protein MAVYFAFRSAALREALGLRRGTPGSPSAIVGLRFLCAAKAPFQESTEEYEFVERLIPPSRVPTPPKHSGPTPSGWTPPAESPPSLPYMIRRSRMHNIPVYTDVTHGNRLMTLVRKVEGDIWALEKDVKEYLKDVTGKQLPTQVNEVTMTLRVKGHFDKELKEWLISKGF; from the coding sequence ATGGCGGTGTACTTTGCCTTTCGTTCGGCAGCGTTGCGTGAAGCCCTTGGGTTACGTAGGGGCACGCCGGGGTCTCCCAGTGCTATTGTGGGACTCAGGTTTCTATGTGCCGCAAAAGCGCCATTCCAAGAATCCACAGAGGAATATGAATTTGTCGAGCGTCTTATACCGCCCTCACGGGTCCCCACTCCGCCCAAGCACTCCGGACCGACGCCGTCTGGCTGGACCCCTCCGGCTGAGTCTCCGCCGTCACTCCCTTATATGATTCGCCGCTCCCGCATGCACAACATTCCGGTGTACACCGACGTGACCCACGGTAACCGCTTGATGACTTTGGTCCGGAAGGTGGAGGGCGACATTTGGGCTCTGGAGAAAGATGTCAAAGAGTACCTGAAGGACGTGACTGGCAAACAATTGCCCACTCAAGTCAACGAGGTCACGATGACATTGAGGGTGAAAGGACATTTTGATAAGGAGCTGAAGGAATGGTTGATCAGTAAAGGCTTCTGA
- the crebzf gene encoding CREB/ATF bZIP transcription factor produces MITRRRGNCSTPLKSLEVEVSTAVKTIEDHHPCLPEEFQVDDFNMRTELDEFLGIEDLEWSPEGETTSPVFDLELGHFYSSKNEDSGAEVSTASSPGSGSSAMKMRNKQRQANQVSNKNAIAARMNRLKKKEYVNSLEKKVGIMSTENNTLKTENAQLTKRVEELEDETRYLRAVLANESMLAQLLSRLSGVNGMKLSSSLFQGADSNEHDYSLPRKRVKVEAKETSGGVCLHVDKNHVSVEFCTKCAASASAALKIFF; encoded by the exons ATGATAACCAGGAGAAGAGGCAATTGCAGCACTCCACTGAAGTCCCTGGAGGTTGAAGTGAGCACTGCTGTGAAAACCATAGAAGATCATCATCCATGTCTCCCCGAGGAGTTCCAAGTTGATGACTTCAATATGAGAACGGAGTTGGATGAATTTCTGGGAATCGAAGACCTGGAATGGTCTCCTGAGGGAGAGACAACGTCGCCAGTCTTTGACCTTGAGCTTGGTCATTTTTACAGCAGCAAGAATGAAGATTCTGGTGCAGAAGTATCAACCGCCTCCTCTCCAGGGAGTGGGTCATCCGCCATGAAGATGAGAAATAAGCAACGGCAAGCAAACCAAGTCAGCAACAAAAATGCAATCGCTGCTCGGATGAATCGTCTCAAAAAGAAAGAGTATGTTAACAGCCTTGAAAAGAAGGTGGGCATCATGTCCACGGAAAATAACACGCTCAAAACAGAAAACGCTCAGCTGACCAAACGAGTGGAGGAATTGGAAGATGAGACCAGGTACCTGCGAGCTGTGCTGGCCAATGAGAGCATGTTAGCTCAGCTGTTGTCACGGCTGAGCGGTGTGAATGGCATGAAATTATCCTCCTCGCTTTTCCAGGGCGCCGACTCAAACGAGCACGACTACTCACTGCCACGGAAACGTGTGAAAGTGGAGGCCAAAGAGACATCTGGTGGCGTGTGCCTCCACGTGGACAAGAACCATGTCTCTGTGGAGTTCTGCACTAAGTGTGCAGCCAGTGCAAGTGCCGCACTTAAAAT TTTCTTCTAG
- the haus7 gene encoding HAUS augmin-like complex subunit 7 isoform X1: MAAVSNETEQARRIYSRLLAMPCPLLECVYIEESEDMLQLLCTPSQLRTDILTWVCCSIDPNLASLKENALRTRNPDILTNGMAALGQDLMLCRGDSLDLIKGDASCHQQLQFLENLIAEVSDLSASTAHDMKILLDTVFTDENLAQMVTPSLDPCFSNVPRVLCKSAKSTKPRRDNAESSAALIKSTHSMLEQLKSECEFLTTKEEPNARASACRALHVAMCDLQQLMTTFCHVEETHLRVFCTKERPRFSADPQVFQRVYELLQAFSTELEMLNEVSEASTAVKQFVSHFQTKRCCTSQGEGTIYDQLDKLTERYKASLSHLSAAKNT, from the exons ATGGCGGCTGTTTCGAACGAGACGGAGCAGGCTCGGCGCATTTATTCACGCCTGCTG GCTATGCCGTGTCCCTTGCTGGAATGTGTGTACATAGAAGAGTCTGAGGACATGCTACAGCTGCTCTGCACTCCTTCCCAGCTTCGTACTGACATACTGACTTGGGTCTGCTGCAG TATTGATCCAAACTTGGCCAGTTTGAAAGAGAATGCATTAAGAACCCGTAATCCTGATATTTTGACAAACG GGATGGCTGCACTTGGACAGGACCTGATGCTGTGCAGAGGAGACAGCCTGGACTTAATCAAG GGTGATGCCAGTTGCCACCAGCAGCTTCAGTTCCTGGAAAATCTTATCGCTGAGGTCTCGGACTTAAGTGCATCCACTGCGCATGATATGAAGATCTTGCTCGACACGGTTTTTACAGATGAGAATCTTGCACAAATGGTCACGCCTTCGCTGGACCCCTGTTTTTCAAATGTCCC AAGGGTTTTATGCAAAAGCGCTAAATCAACCAAGCCAAGAAGAGACAATGCTGAGAGCAGTGCCGCCCTTATTAAATCTACTCACTCCATGCTGGAGCAGCTAAAGTCTGAG TGTGAGTTCCTGACAACAAAAGAGGAGCCAAATGCCCGTGCCTCTGCTTGCCGTGCGCTGCATGTGGCCATGTGCGACCTCCAGCAGCTGATGACCACGTTCTGCCACGTGGAAGAGACACACCTGAGAGTTTTTTGCACAAAAGAGAGACCTCGCTTTAGCGCAGACCCACAGGTCTTCCAGAGAGTCTATGAACTTCTGCAAGCTTTCTCAACG GAGTTGGAAATGCTGAACGAGGTATCGGAAGCATCAACGGCTGTGAAGCAGTTTGTGAGCCACTTCCAGACAAAGCGTTGTTGCACGAGCCAAGGAGAGGGCACCATAT ATGATCAACTGGATAAACTAACGGAGCGATACAAAGCTTCTCTCTCCCACCTAAGTGCAGCCAAGAAtacatga